A genomic window from Micromonospora ferruginea includes:
- a CDS encoding TetR/AcrR family transcriptional regulator yields MPRVSEQHLAARRRQILDAARRCFVRDGFHHTSMQDVIKEAGLSVGAVYRYFPSKNDLITAIAQAVIGTADATFADLSTADPPLPLIGVLDRALTFVDTQLGPDGVLPLALQVWSEAQRDPVLAEFVAATYTRLRGHFVTAATRARDAGELSPDADPEAVGAALFGLVPGYFTQRILTGSPDRATYLAGARALLR; encoded by the coding sequence GTGCCACGCGTGTCCGAACAGCACCTCGCCGCCCGCCGCCGGCAGATCCTCGACGCGGCTCGGCGCTGCTTCGTGCGCGACGGGTTCCACCACACCTCGATGCAGGACGTGATCAAGGAGGCGGGGCTCTCGGTCGGCGCGGTCTACCGCTACTTCCCCAGCAAGAACGACCTGATCACGGCCATCGCCCAGGCGGTGATCGGGACCGCCGACGCGACCTTCGCCGACCTGTCCACCGCCGACCCGCCGCTGCCGCTGATCGGGGTGCTGGACCGCGCGCTGACCTTCGTCGACACCCAGCTCGGCCCGGACGGCGTGCTGCCGCTGGCGTTGCAGGTGTGGAGCGAGGCCCAGCGGGACCCGGTGCTGGCCGAGTTCGTCGCCGCCACGTACACCCGGTTGCGCGGCCACTTCGTCACCGCCGCGACCCGGGCGCGCGACGCCGGCGAGCTGTCCCCGGACGCCGACCCGGAGGCGGTGGGCGCGGCGCTGTTCGGTCTCGTGCCGGGCTACTTCACCCAGCGGATCCTCACCGGCTCCCCGGACCGCGCCACCTACCTCGCCGGCGCCCGCGCCCTCCTGCGCTGA
- a CDS encoding alpha-amylase family glycosyl hydrolase: MSLQPHHDGSATYVPEQEPALGQTVPVFVRVPAGAGVDRVHLRTTGDGEPHFAEAVVDRTVDGDVWWRADVEVRNPVSNYRFLLDGDAGARWLNAAGTAAHDVPDHGDFKLVSYAPPPAWARDAVIYQIFPDRFARSAGAAGRSVPDWAIACDWDTPVVGRGPETPRQFYGGDLDGITERLDHLDRLGVNTVYLTPIFPARSNHRYDASSFDAVDPLLGGDAALARLADAVRARGWRLLGDITSNHTGDAHRWFTDAISDVDAPERELYYFDLPGSDYESWNGVKSLPKLNWGSAELRRRFATAEDSLLRRWLRPPYGLDGWRVDVANMTGRRGADAYTHEVARLLREVVAETRPDGLLLAEHGHDHTGDLDRDGWHGTMNYVGFTDPVWSWLRHGDGPVPNFLGTPGGVRRRDADAVLATMNTYRSLISWRSYTHSWQLLGSHDSARIRTVVGDAARQEVAAGLLATMPGTPVVFAGDELGLTGTNGEGSRTPMPWHRPESWDRRTFDAYRSLLALRRDEPALRHGGLRWVHADADTLVFLRETPTGSVLAMARRAPGAPVHLTGLPAADNIYGGAPALRPGAATLPADGPTFQLWRW; the protein is encoded by the coding sequence ATGTCCCTGCAGCCCCACCACGACGGCTCCGCCACCTACGTGCCGGAGCAGGAGCCCGCGCTCGGGCAGACCGTGCCCGTCTTCGTCCGGGTGCCGGCCGGCGCCGGCGTCGACCGGGTGCACCTGCGCACCACCGGCGACGGCGAGCCGCACTTCGCCGAGGCGGTCGTCGACCGCACCGTCGACGGCGACGTGTGGTGGCGGGCCGACGTCGAGGTCCGCAACCCGGTCAGCAACTACCGCTTCCTGCTCGACGGCGACGCCGGCGCCCGCTGGCTGAACGCGGCCGGCACGGCCGCCCACGACGTGCCGGACCACGGCGACTTCAAGCTGGTCAGCTACGCGCCGCCGCCGGCCTGGGCCCGGGACGCGGTGATCTACCAGATCTTCCCGGACCGGTTCGCCCGCTCGGCCGGCGCGGCCGGCCGCAGCGTCCCGGACTGGGCCATCGCCTGCGACTGGGACACCCCGGTCGTCGGTCGCGGCCCGGAGACGCCCCGCCAGTTCTACGGCGGCGACCTGGACGGGATCACCGAGCGCCTGGACCACCTGGACCGGCTCGGCGTCAACACGGTCTACCTCACCCCGATCTTCCCGGCCCGCTCCAACCACCGGTACGACGCGTCCAGCTTCGACGCCGTCGACCCGCTGCTCGGCGGCGACGCGGCGCTGGCCCGGCTCGCCGACGCGGTGCGGGCCCGGGGCTGGCGGCTGCTCGGCGACATCACCAGCAACCACACCGGCGACGCGCACCGGTGGTTCACCGACGCGATCTCCGACGTCGACGCGCCGGAGCGGGAGCTGTACTACTTCGACCTGCCCGGCTCGGACTACGAGTCGTGGAACGGGGTCAAGTCGCTGCCGAAGCTCAACTGGGGCAGCGCGGAGCTGCGCCGCCGCTTCGCCACCGCCGAGGACTCGCTGCTGCGCCGCTGGCTGCGCCCGCCGTACGGGCTGGACGGCTGGCGGGTGGACGTGGCGAACATGACCGGCCGGCGGGGCGCGGACGCGTACACCCACGAGGTGGCGCGGCTGCTGCGTGAGGTGGTCGCCGAGACCCGGCCGGACGGGCTGCTGCTCGCCGAGCACGGCCACGACCACACCGGCGACCTGGACCGCGACGGCTGGCACGGCACGATGAACTACGTCGGGTTCACCGACCCGGTGTGGTCCTGGCTGCGCCACGGCGACGGCCCGGTGCCGAACTTCCTCGGCACGCCCGGCGGGGTGCGGCGGCGGGACGCGGACGCGGTGCTGGCCACCATGAACACCTACCGGTCGCTGATCTCCTGGCGGTCGTACACGCACTCGTGGCAGCTCCTCGGCTCGCACGACTCGGCCCGGATCCGCACCGTGGTCGGCGACGCCGCCCGGCAGGAGGTGGCCGCCGGGCTGCTCGCCACCATGCCCGGGACGCCCGTCGTGTTCGCCGGTGACGAGCTGGGGCTGACCGGCACGAACGGGGAGGGCTCGCGTACCCCGATGCCGTGGCACCGGCCGGAGAGCTGGGACCGGCGCACGTTCGACGCGTACCGGTCGTTGCTGGCGTTGCGCCGCGACGAGCCGGCGCTGCGGCACGGCGGCCTGCGGTGGGTGCACGCCGACGCGGACACGCTGGTCTTCCTCCGCGAGACGCCGACCGGCTCGGTGCTGGCGATGGCCCGCCGCGCCCCCGGCGCCCCGGTCCACCTGACCGGCCTGCCCGCCGCCGACAACATCTACGGCGGCGCGCCCGCGCTGCGCCCCGGCGCCGCGACGCTGCCCGCCGACGGCCCGACCTTCCAGCTCTGGCGCTGGTGA
- a CDS encoding sugar ABC transporter permease: MTSLAETPVARRSRGRWFALVGWRHLVGVLAVLFSLFPIMFVISAALNPLGTLSSTELLPTGASLENFTNLFDRTAFGHWFLNSLLLAGVASFASIFLSALAAYAFSRMRFAGRRIGLLTLLLIQMFPQFLAIVAIFLIFTTITDLYPGIGFNTPWGLFLLYMGGALGANTWLMKGFFDTLPKELDESATMDGASHVQVFFRIMLPLVAPILAVTGLLAFIGSINEFIIANVFLTNTDSKTLAVGMYGLVAGERNNNFGMFAAGTLLTAIPTVLVFQLLQRYIVSGLTSGAVKG, encoded by the coding sequence GTGACCAGCCTCGCGGAGACCCCCGTGGCCCGACGGTCGCGTGGCCGGTGGTTCGCCCTGGTGGGCTGGCGGCACCTGGTCGGCGTGCTGGCCGTGCTGTTCAGCCTCTTCCCGATCATGTTCGTGATCTCCGCGGCGCTCAACCCGCTCGGCACGCTCTCCTCCACCGAGCTGCTGCCGACCGGGGCGTCGCTGGAGAACTTCACCAACCTGTTCGACCGGACCGCGTTCGGCCACTGGTTCCTCAACTCGCTGCTCCTGGCGGGCGTGGCCAGCTTCGCGTCGATCTTCCTGTCGGCGCTGGCCGCGTACGCGTTCTCCCGGATGCGGTTCGCCGGGCGCCGGATCGGCCTGCTCACGCTGCTGCTGATCCAGATGTTCCCGCAGTTCCTGGCGATCGTGGCGATCTTCCTGATCTTCACCACGATCACCGACCTCTACCCGGGGATCGGCTTCAACACCCCGTGGGGCCTGTTCCTGCTCTACATGGGTGGCGCGCTCGGCGCGAACACCTGGCTGATGAAGGGCTTCTTCGACACCCTGCCGAAGGAGCTGGACGAGTCGGCGACCATGGACGGCGCGTCGCACGTGCAGGTCTTCTTCCGGATCATGCTGCCGCTGGTGGCGCCGATCCTGGCGGTGACCGGCCTGCTCGCGTTCATCGGGTCGATCAACGAGTTCATCATCGCCAACGTGTTCCTCACCAACACCGATTCGAAGACCCTCGCGGTCGGCATGTACGGCCTGGTGGCGGGGGAGCGCAACAACAACTTCGGGATGTTCGCGGCGGGCACGCTGCTCACCGCGATCCCCACGGTGCTGGTGTTCCAACTGCTCCAGCGCTACATCGTCTCCGGCCTCACCTCCGGAGCGGTCAAGGGCTGA
- a CDS encoding ABC transporter permease subunit — protein sequence MSAPLSGPGSTRTPGREPARPGLPRTSRTARNHAPITATGLVVKVVLLGLVAGIAIWAAFPLIEAGHWIGLGVLVATTAALFYLYLGRRHIPAKYLVPGTLFLIAFQVLPVLFTASTAFTNFGDGHRGSKDDAVVAIQTSSVKQVPGSTEYALTIATKGDPATGDLVFLLSDPKTKQVFAGDAGGLRQLDASDVTVSSLSGKITAADGYTVLNIGQASGRSDAVTALIVPTDDGAIRSNGLTRAYEGKAARAYDAGCDCVKDSETGKTWTADEKVGSFVAADGERLTQGWKVNVGLKNFGAVLTDPNISGPFFGTLAWNFAFAIGSTGFTFLLGMAIALALHSPRMRGTNFYRVLLILPYAMPSFAMLLVWRDMFNTDFGLLNNLFGLDVDWFGGAWSARIAVLLVQLWLGYPYMFLVATGALQAIPRELTEATSVDGATPWQSFRAVTLPLLLVALSPLLIASFAYNFNNVNAILFTTEGGPFAPDNPRNGATDLLITYTYRLAFGAQGAEYGLAATVSIFIFAIVATVSAISFRRTRKQEEVYS from the coding sequence ATGAGCGCGCCGCTGTCCGGCCCGGGGTCCACGCGGACCCCGGGCCGGGAGCCCGCCCGCCCCGGGCTCCCGCGCACGTCCCGTACCGCGCGGAACCACGCGCCGATCACCGCGACCGGCCTCGTCGTCAAGGTGGTCCTGCTCGGCCTGGTGGCCGGGATCGCGATCTGGGCGGCGTTCCCGCTCATCGAGGCCGGACACTGGATCGGGCTGGGCGTCCTGGTCGCCACCACCGCCGCCCTGTTCTACCTCTACCTGGGCCGCCGGCACATCCCGGCGAAATACCTGGTCCCCGGCACGCTCTTCCTGATCGCCTTCCAGGTGCTCCCGGTGCTCTTCACCGCCAGCACCGCGTTCACGAACTTCGGCGACGGTCACCGCGGCAGCAAGGACGACGCGGTCGTCGCCATCCAGACCTCCTCGGTGAAGCAGGTCCCCGGCTCCACCGAGTACGCGCTGACCATCGCCACCAAGGGCGACCCGGCGACCGGCGACCTGGTCTTCCTGCTCAGCGACCCGAAGACCAAGCAGGTCTTCGCCGGTGACGCGGGCGGGCTGCGCCAGCTCGACGCCTCCGACGTCACGGTCAGCAGCCTCAGCGGCAAGATCACCGCCGCCGACGGCTACACCGTGCTGAACATCGGGCAGGCCAGCGGGCGCAGCGACGCCGTCACCGCGCTGATCGTGCCGACCGACGACGGCGCGATCCGCTCCAACGGCCTCACCCGGGCCTACGAGGGCAAGGCGGCCCGGGCGTACGACGCCGGCTGCGACTGCGTCAAGGACAGCGAGACCGGCAAGACCTGGACCGCCGACGAGAAGGTCGGCTCCTTCGTCGCCGCCGACGGGGAACGGCTCACCCAGGGCTGGAAGGTGAACGTCGGGCTGAAGAACTTCGGCGCCGTGCTCACCGACCCGAACATCTCCGGTCCGTTCTTCGGCACGCTGGCCTGGAACTTCGCGTTCGCGATCGGCTCCACCGGGTTCACCTTCCTGCTCGGCATGGCCATCGCGCTCGCGCTGCACTCGCCCCGGATGCGGGGCACCAACTTCTACCGGGTGCTGCTGATCCTGCCGTACGCCATGCCGTCGTTCGCGATGCTGCTGGTCTGGCGGGACATGTTCAACACCGACTTCGGCCTGCTCAACAACCTGTTCGGGCTGGACGTCGACTGGTTCGGCGGCGCCTGGTCGGCCCGGATCGCGGTGCTGCTGGTGCAGCTCTGGCTCGGCTACCCGTACATGTTCCTGGTGGCCACCGGCGCGCTCCAGGCCATCCCGCGGGAGCTGACCGAGGCGACCTCGGTCGACGGGGCGACGCCCTGGCAGTCGTTCCGGGCGGTCACCCTGCCGCTGCTGCTGGTGGCGCTCTCGCCGCTGCTGATCGCGTCGTTCGCGTACAACTTCAACAACGTCAACGCGATCCTGTTCACCACCGAGGGTGGGCCGTTCGCGCCGGACAACCCGCGCAACGGCGCCACCGACCTGCTGATCACGTACACCTACCGGCTGGCGTTCGGCGCCCAGGGCGCCGAGTACGGCCTGGCCGCCACCGTCTCGATCTTCATCTTCGCGATCGTGGCGACGGTGTCGGCGATCAGCTTCCGGCGCACCCGCAAGCAGGAGGAGGTGTACTCGTGA
- a CDS encoding sugar ABC transporter substrate-binding protein, with amino-acid sequence MRIRTAGVVAVLGLALAASGCGDSGSDKPAAEQSASKATGGKLVIWADDKRTAALKPFAEEFGKENGVTVEVQAVSKDLQTNFVTASQQGSGPDAVVGAHDWIGNLVQNGAIDPVQLTAEQKAGFNETAVKAVTFNGQLYGVPYATENLALLRNTELAPEAPKTIEDLVTAGKKLKAEKKASEILCLQSGQNGDAYHIYPLYSSAGGYLFGTAANGDYDPKDLGVGKPESIAAFQKIAKLGEKGDGALKRSITPENSISTFTGKKCAFLVSGPWAVADAKKAGIKYDISPVPGFAGGKEAQPFVGVQAFYVAAKGKNKALAQEFVTNYVTKPELAVALYKAEPRPPALTAAFDQVKGEDPDLAKFSEAGKNGQVLPAIPAMAAIWDPFGKAEAAVIGGADPAKTITAAGKTIQGQIK; translated from the coding sequence ATGCGCATCCGTACCGCGGGTGTGGTCGCCGTCCTCGGCCTGGCGCTCGCCGCCTCCGGCTGTGGTGACAGCGGCAGCGACAAGCCGGCCGCCGAGCAGTCCGCCAGCAAGGCGACCGGTGGCAAGCTGGTCATCTGGGCCGACGACAAGCGCACCGCCGCCCTCAAGCCCTTCGCCGAGGAGTTCGGCAAGGAGAACGGCGTGACCGTCGAGGTCCAGGCCGTCTCGAAGGACCTGCAGACCAACTTCGTCACCGCCTCCCAGCAGGGCTCCGGCCCGGACGCCGTGGTCGGCGCGCACGACTGGATCGGCAACCTGGTCCAGAACGGCGCCATCGACCCGGTCCAGCTCACGGCCGAGCAGAAGGCGGGCTTCAACGAGACCGCGGTCAAGGCGGTCACCTTCAACGGCCAGCTCTACGGCGTGCCCTACGCCACCGAGAACCTGGCGCTGCTCCGCAACACCGAGCTGGCCCCCGAGGCGCCGAAGACGATCGAGGACCTGGTCACCGCCGGCAAGAAGCTCAAGGCGGAGAAGAAGGCCAGCGAGATCCTCTGCCTCCAGTCCGGCCAGAACGGCGACGCGTACCACATCTACCCGCTGTACTCCTCGGCCGGCGGCTACCTGTTCGGCACCGCCGCCAACGGCGACTACGACCCGAAGGACCTGGGCGTGGGCAAGCCGGAGTCGATCGCCGCGTTCCAGAAGATCGCGAAGCTCGGTGAGAAGGGCGACGGCGCGCTGAAGCGGTCCATCACCCCGGAGAACTCGATCTCCACCTTCACCGGCAAGAAGTGCGCCTTCCTGGTCTCCGGTCCGTGGGCCGTGGCCGACGCCAAGAAGGCCGGCATCAAGTACGACATCTCCCCGGTCCCCGGCTTCGCCGGTGGCAAGGAGGCCCAGCCGTTCGTGGGCGTCCAGGCGTTCTACGTCGCCGCCAAGGGCAAGAACAAGGCCCTGGCCCAGGAGTTCGTCACCAACTACGTGACCAAGCCCGAGCTGGCCGTCGCGCTGTACAAGGCCGAGCCGCGCCCGCCGGCGCTGACCGCCGCCTTCGACCAGGTCAAGGGCGAGGACCCGGACCTGGCCAAGTTCTCCGAGGCCGGCAAGAACGGCCAGGTGCTCCCGGCGATCCCGGCCATGGCCGCGATCTGGGACCCGTTCGGCAAGGCCGAGGCCGCCGTCATCGGTGGCGCCGACCCGGCCAAGACGATCACGGCCGCTGGCAAGACCATCCAGGGTCAGATCAAGTAA
- a CDS encoding LacI family DNA-binding transcriptional regulator, producing MRARLSDIAQQAEVSEATVSRVLNDRPGVAPETRQAVLTALDVLGYERPARLRKRSAGLVGLVVPELENPIFPAFAQVIESTLAQSGFTPVLCTQTPGGVTEDEYVEMLLDRQVSGIVFVSGLHADTAANHDRYRALIARPLPMVMINGFAPSIDAPFVSCDDREATELAVAHLVALGHRRIGLITGPDRFVPVQRRVAGFRAAMSRLAGVTGNDLDELAELSLFGVEGGEAAAGRLIDRDVTGIVCGSDLMALGAIRAARQRGRSVPGELSVVGYDDSPLMAFTDPPLTTMRQPVTAMAVAAVRALVDEINGHAAPHSEYLFRPELVVRGSTAVARPTPPSSANAPRPPPWPSPPDLTVPGCGTTGGA from the coding sequence ATGCGCGCTCGACTATCCGACATCGCCCAACAGGCCGAAGTCAGCGAGGCCACGGTGTCGCGGGTGCTCAACGACCGCCCCGGAGTGGCCCCGGAGACCCGGCAGGCCGTCCTCACCGCCCTCGACGTGCTCGGCTACGAACGACCGGCCCGGCTGCGCAAGCGCAGCGCCGGCCTGGTCGGCCTGGTGGTGCCCGAGCTGGAGAACCCGATCTTCCCGGCGTTCGCCCAGGTCATCGAGTCGACCCTGGCGCAGTCCGGGTTCACCCCGGTGCTCTGCACCCAGACCCCGGGCGGGGTCACCGAGGACGAGTACGTGGAGATGCTGCTGGACCGCCAGGTGTCCGGGATCGTCTTCGTCTCCGGCCTGCACGCCGACACCGCGGCCAACCACGACCGGTACCGCGCGCTGATCGCCCGGCCGCTGCCGATGGTCATGATCAACGGCTTCGCCCCCAGCATCGACGCCCCCTTCGTCTCCTGCGACGACCGGGAGGCCACCGAGCTGGCCGTCGCCCACCTGGTCGCGCTCGGCCACCGCCGGATCGGCCTGATCACCGGCCCGGACCGGTTCGTGCCGGTGCAGCGGCGGGTGGCCGGTTTCCGGGCCGCGATGTCGCGGCTCGCCGGCGTGACCGGGAACGACCTGGACGAGCTGGCCGAGCTGTCGCTGTTCGGCGTGGAGGGTGGCGAGGCGGCCGCCGGCCGGCTCATCGACCGGGACGTCACCGGCATCGTCTGCGGCTCGGACCTGATGGCGCTCGGCGCCATCCGGGCCGCCCGGCAGCGCGGCCGCTCGGTGCCCGGCGAGCTGTCCGTGGTCGGGTACGACGACTCGCCGCTGATGGCGTTCACCGACCCGCCGCTGACCACCATGCGCCAGCCGGTGACCGCGATGGCGGTCGCCGCGGTCCGCGCCCTGGTCGACGAGATCAACGGCCACGCCGCCCCGCACTCGGAATACCTTTTCCGCCCCGAGCTGGTGGTCCGCGGCTCCACCGCCGTCGCCCGCCCCACCCCGCCGTCAAGCGCCAACGCCCCACGCCCACCTCCCTGGCCGTCCCCGCCTGACCTCACCGTCCCGGGATGCGGGACAACGGGTGGCGCGTGA
- a CDS encoding glycoside hydrolase family 13 protein — protein MTSAATPAPMTTDDDWWRSAVVYQVYVRSFADANSDGVGDLQGIRARLPYLRDLGVDALWLTPFYTSPQVDAGYDVADYRDVDPIFGNLADFDEMITDAHALGLRIIVDLVPNHTSSAHPWFAAALAAGPGSPERERYLFADGKGEQGELPPNDWESIFGGPAWTRVVDGQWYLHLFDPAQPDLNWRHPEVRAEFEDVLRFWLDRGVDGFRIDVAHGMIKAEGLPDVGFNSMTTGQRQSELLGKGRLPYFDQDEVHDIYRAWRPILDSYPGGRMAVAEAWAETPQRLARYIGPDELHQAFSFDFLDATWSADSFRKVVDTALAESTIVGAPTTWVLSNHDRQRHVTRYGDGDVGLRRARAAALLMFALPGCAYVYQGEELGLPEVLDLPDELRQDPAFRRTGESRDGCRVPIPWSGELAPYGFGPDGSELSWLPAPATWRALSVAAQTGTPGSTLELYRAALRIRGEHPALAGLNGITWLETEPGVLAFRRAAGGTELTCVVNLSGADVTVTGHGRPLVASADLTERGDGHVLPVDSAAWFERR, from the coding sequence ATGACCTCCGCCGCCACCCCCGCGCCGATGACCACCGACGACGACTGGTGGCGCTCCGCGGTCGTCTACCAGGTCTACGTCCGCAGCTTCGCCGACGCGAACTCCGACGGCGTCGGTGACCTCCAGGGCATCCGGGCACGCCTGCCCTACCTGCGCGACCTGGGCGTGGACGCGCTCTGGCTGACCCCCTTCTACACCTCGCCGCAGGTCGACGCCGGCTACGACGTGGCCGACTACCGCGACGTGGACCCGATCTTCGGCAACCTGGCCGACTTCGACGAGATGATCACCGACGCCCACGCCCTGGGCCTGCGGATCATCGTCGACCTGGTGCCCAACCACACCTCGAGCGCGCACCCCTGGTTCGCCGCCGCGCTCGCCGCCGGCCCGGGCTCGCCCGAGCGCGAGCGCTACCTGTTCGCCGACGGCAAGGGCGAGCAGGGCGAGCTGCCCCCCAACGACTGGGAGAGCATCTTCGGCGGCCCGGCCTGGACCCGGGTGGTCGACGGCCAGTGGTACCTGCACCTGTTCGACCCGGCCCAGCCCGACCTGAACTGGCGTCACCCCGAGGTGCGCGCCGAGTTCGAGGACGTCCTGCGGTTCTGGCTGGACCGCGGGGTCGACGGCTTCCGGATCGACGTGGCGCACGGGATGATCAAGGCGGAGGGCCTGCCCGACGTCGGCTTCAACTCGATGACCACCGGGCAGCGCCAGTCGGAGCTGCTCGGCAAGGGCCGGCTGCCCTACTTCGACCAGGACGAGGTGCACGACATCTACCGCGCCTGGCGGCCGATCCTGGACAGCTACCCGGGCGGCCGGATGGCGGTCGCCGAGGCCTGGGCCGAGACGCCGCAGCGGCTGGCCCGCTACATCGGCCCGGACGAGCTGCACCAGGCGTTCAGCTTCGACTTCCTCGACGCCACCTGGTCGGCCGACTCGTTCCGCAAGGTCGTCGACACCGCGCTGGCCGAGTCGACGATCGTCGGCGCGCCGACCACCTGGGTGCTCTCCAACCACGACCGGCAGCGCCACGTCACCCGCTACGGCGACGGTGACGTCGGCCTGCGTCGCGCCCGGGCCGCCGCGCTGCTGATGTTCGCGCTGCCCGGCTGCGCCTACGTCTACCAGGGCGAGGAGCTGGGCCTGCCGGAGGTGCTGGACCTCCCCGACGAGCTGCGCCAGGACCCGGCGTTCCGGCGCACCGGCGAGAGCCGGGACGGCTGCCGGGTGCCGATCCCGTGGAGCGGCGAGCTGGCCCCGTACGGCTTCGGGCCGGACGGCAGCGAGCTGAGCTGGCTGCCCGCGCCGGCGACCTGGCGTGCCCTCTCGGTGGCCGCGCAGACCGGCACGCCCGGCTCGACGCTGGAGCTGTACCGGGCGGCGCTGCGGATCCGGGGCGAGCACCCGGCGCTGGCCGGCCTGAACGGCATCACCTGGCTGGAGACCGAACCCGGCGTGCTGGCGTTCCGACGCGCCGCCGGTGGCACGGAGCTGACCTGCGTGGTCAACCTCAGCGGCGCCGACGTGACGGTGACCGGCCACGGCCGGCCGCTCGTCGCCAGCGCCGACCTCACCGAGCGGGGCGACGGCCACGTCCTGCCGGTGGACTCAGCCGCGTGGTTCGAACGGCGCTGA
- a CDS encoding GntR family transcriptional regulator translates to MSLRVRVDAESAVPPYEQVRAQLASAVSDGRLAVGTRLPAVRQLAADLGLAVNTVARAYRELESAGLVQTRGRHGTVVAPGRDDATDRLHRSAVDYAAEAHRLGVSPERALALVRAALDAGTRG, encoded by the coding sequence ATGAGCCTCCGGGTGCGGGTCGACGCCGAGTCGGCGGTGCCCCCGTACGAGCAGGTGCGGGCGCAGCTCGCGAGCGCCGTCTCCGACGGTCGGCTGGCGGTGGGCACCCGGCTGCCGGCGGTCCGGCAGCTCGCCGCCGACCTGGGGCTGGCGGTGAACACGGTGGCCCGGGCGTACCGGGAGCTGGAGTCCGCCGGCCTGGTGCAGACCCGGGGCCGGCACGGCACGGTGGTGGCGCCGGGCCGCGACGACGCCACCGACCGGCTGCACCGGTCCGCCGTCGACTACGCGGCCGAGGCGCACCGCCTGGGCGTGTCGCCGGAGCGGGCGCTCGCCCTGGTCCGAGCGGCGTTGGACGCCGGTACGCGTGGCTGA
- a CDS encoding YihY/virulence factor BrkB family protein — MNVFGRIEAALGRRIDLARGRSPVFDHLWQAGTLYADLLAGRLAAAIAYYGFFAVFALALVAYWIFGAVLRDNEDVSRAAAEFLRENLPFLDPAQIAESSNTVGVVGLIILVFTGIGWVEAIRSSQRLMYGFNQQPGNLVMRRLVDLGVLVAVFVLLFVSVAAVDALESLLRFLLRSTGSVGLTTISAVLSVLVNAVLAAALLLAVPRLRMSRRRLRPAVLTVAVGITLLNTVGRYYVVRTERNPAYTVVATAVGLLLYLYLLNQLVLFGAALAATSRFGRVVDLAEGGAGAREVDVEADVLDEETDPGTPGGGG, encoded by the coding sequence GTGAACGTCTTCGGCCGGATCGAGGCCGCCCTCGGGCGCCGGATCGACCTGGCCCGCGGTCGCTCACCGGTCTTCGACCACCTCTGGCAGGCCGGGACGCTCTACGCCGACCTGCTCGCCGGCCGGCTCGCCGCCGCCATCGCCTACTACGGCTTCTTCGCCGTGTTCGCGCTCGCCCTGGTCGCGTACTGGATCTTCGGCGCGGTGCTGCGGGACAACGAGGACGTCAGCCGTGCGGCGGCCGAGTTCCTCCGGGAGAACCTGCCGTTCCTCGACCCGGCGCAGATCGCCGAGAGCAGCAACACCGTCGGCGTGGTCGGCCTGATCATCCTGGTCTTCACCGGCATCGGATGGGTGGAGGCGATCCGCTCCTCCCAGCGGCTGATGTACGGCTTCAACCAGCAGCCCGGCAACCTGGTGATGCGCCGCCTGGTCGACCTGGGCGTGCTGGTCGCGGTCTTCGTGCTGCTCTTCGTCTCGGTCGCCGCCGTCGACGCGCTGGAGTCGCTGCTGCGCTTCCTGCTGCGCAGCACCGGCTCGGTCGGCCTGACAACGATCAGCGCGGTGCTCAGCGTGCTGGTCAACGCGGTGCTCGCCGCCGCGCTGCTGCTGGCCGTGCCCCGACTGCGGATGAGCCGCCGCCGGCTGCGCCCGGCGGTGCTGACCGTCGCGGTCGGGATCACGCTGCTCAACACCGTCGGGCGCTACTACGTGGTTCGCACCGAGCGGAACCCGGCGTACACGGTGGTGGCGACCGCCGTGGGTCTGCTGCTCTACCTCTACCTGCTCAACCAGTTGGTGCTCTTCGGCGCCGCGCTCGCCGCCACCAGCCGGTTCGGCCGGGTGGTGGACCTGGCCGAGGGTGGGGCGGGTGCGCGGGAGGTGGACGTGGAGGCGGACGTGCTCGACGAGGAGACCGATCCGGGCACGCCCGGGGGCGGGGGATGA